A region of the Agrobacterium sp. RAC06 genome:
CAGCAATAATACGCGATACGCGCGTCTCGCCGTAGCGGCCGAGCGCAGACAGAAACAGGCCCTGTTTGTCTCCAAAGAGCTGATAGAGGCTGGCGCGAGGCATGTTCATCGCCCGACACAGCCTGTCGATCGAAGCCGCTTCATATCCTTCTGCCCAGAAAGACCTCATCGCTGCTTCCAACGCAGTCTCCCGATCAAAGCCGCTGGGACGGCCCCGCTGACGGGTTGTTGGGGTGGTGGCTGCCATTGATCACCTAATTCTGGACTGATCATTCTAAAATAACTGTTCATTCCTCGAAATTCAATTTAAAGAATGACTGTTCTGAAATTAAGGAGGCTTCATGACTCGCACCCCTCTTCTCGATATGCACCCCGAAACACTAGAAGCATCAACGGGCGAGGCGCATGCCTTGTTGGCGACGGCAAAGTCAAAACTCGGCTTCGTGCCCAATATGTATGGCTACATGGCGAAATTGCCGCCGGTCCTCGCCAACTACATGTCGAGCTATGACGCCTTTCGCAACCAGTCCGGCTTTACACCTGCTGAACAGGAAACTGTGTTTCTCACCATCAGCCGCGTTAATGGCTGCACCTACTGCATGGCCGCACATTCAATGATTGCCGACAAGAAGTCGGGCGTACCTGCAGCATCTCTTGCGGCGCTCAGATCCGGAAAAGAATTGCCGGATGCCGGACTTCAGGCTGTCGCAGCTTTCACCGAAGTCATGGTCATCTCGCGTGGCAATCCTGGAAAAGCGGCGGTCGATGCATTTATCCAGGCTGGCTACACCGAACAGCACATCCTGGGCATCGTATTGGCGATCGCTGCAAAAACGTTTTCCAACTACGTCAACCACCTGGCAGGAACTACGGTCGATCCGGTATTTGCGCCTTATTCGGTGGATTGATACGGCATGGCAAAGAACAATTGAGGTGCGCCCCGAATAGGGGCGCCCTCTAGAGACAGCCATTGAAAACGGGCGTCCGAGATCGGCACTGGATGAGATATTGTCTAGCCTGAAGCGAAGGCTCTCCCGCCATGTTGACGTCAGCCCAAAGCCAGAGCACAAAGATGGCATCCACGGTCGTTCTCGGCGGAAAAACAGAGGGAAATCAAAGGTAATTTTCCAAGCCTTCGAAATGAGGCGAGGAATTTAGGTTCTTCAGGCCGGCCATTGTAGGTCGGTTTTCCGCTGAAAATCAGCGTCCGTTTATCACAGAAGAAAGGGACGCCTTCTCA
Encoded here:
- a CDS encoding carboxymuconolactone decarboxylase family protein, whose translation is MTRTPLLDMHPETLEASTGEAHALLATAKSKLGFVPNMYGYMAKLPPVLANYMSSYDAFRNQSGFTPAEQETVFLTISRVNGCTYCMAAHSMIADKKSGVPAASLAALRSGKELPDAGLQAVAAFTEVMVISRGNPGKAAVDAFIQAGYTEQHILGIVLAIAAKTFSNYVNHLAGTTVDPVFAPYSVD